A single window of Nicotiana sylvestris chromosome 3, ASM39365v2, whole genome shotgun sequence DNA harbors:
- the LOC104237049 gene encoding sorting nexin 2B-like produces MMGYENQSYEESHLYASKEEMESLVLNDDSSNGAHSFSDPLSASSLPFAEIPADQSQTPNSFNSILEPPSYAEAIFRSFDADQSPTEINGHDHSIVSPSSSPSSSSEFLRISVSDPLKEQELTNSLVPGGSNYVTYLITTRTNLPDFDGTEFSVRRRFRDVVTLSDRLAESYRGFFIPLRPDKSVVESQVMQKQEFLEQRRAALEKYLRRLAAHPVIRRSEELRMFLEANGKLPLVRTTDVASRMLDGAVKLPKQMFSAETVGGGMVDVNEVAQPAKGGRDLLRIFKELKQSVTYDWGGVKPQVVEEDKELLEKKEKLQDFEQQLSNVSQQAEALVKAQQDIGETMGQMGLAFVKLTKFETEQAVYDSQRTRAADMKNVATAAVKASRLYRELNAQTVKHLDKLHEYLGVMLAVNNAFSDRSSALLTVQTLLSELSSLNSRIEKLEAASSKIFGGDRSRIRKIEELKETLRVTEDAKSSAVSEYERIKENNKNELERFEKERHDDFLGMLRGFIVNQAGYAEKMANVWETVAEETSGYAKHGS; encoded by the exons atgaTGGGATACGAGAATCAGAGTTACGAAGAGTCTCATCTATATGCATCCAAAGAGGAGATGGAATCACTAGTCCTCAACGACGATTCATCCAACGGCGCTCATTCATTCTCCGATCCACTTTCCGCCTCATCTCTGCCGTTCGCTGAAATTCCCGCTGATCAAAGTCAAACCCCTAATTCATTCAATTCCATCCTTGAACCTCCTTCTTATGCGGAGGCTATTTTCAGATCCTTTGATGCTGATCAATCTCCTACTGAAATCAACGGTCACGATCACTCTATTGTTTCGCCTTCCTCATCTCCGTCATCATCCTCGGAATTCCTGAGAATCAGCGTTTCGGATCCACTGAAAGAGCAAGAGCTGACGAATTCGCTCGTTCCAGGGGGGTCGAATTATGTTACTTACCTAATTACTACGAGGACGAACTTACCTGACTTCGATGGAACTGAATTCAGCGTTCGGAGGAGATTTAGAGACGTGGTGACTTTATCGGACCGGTTGGCGGAGTCGTATAGAGGTTTTTTCATTCCGTTAAGGCCGGACAAGAGTGTAGTTGAGAGTCAGGTGATGCAGAAACAGGAGTTTTTGGAACAGAGGAGAGCAGCACTGGAGAAGTACCTGAGGAGATTAGCTGCGCATCCGGTAATTCGGCGGAGCGAGGAGCTGAGGATGTTTCTGGAGGCGAATGGGAAGCTGCCGCTGGTGAGGACCACGGATGTGGCGTCAAGGATGTTGGATGGGGCAGTGAAGTTACCGAAACAGATGTTTAGCGCCGAGACAGTAGGAGGGGGAATGGTGGATGTGAATGAGGTGGCTCAGCCTGCCAAAGGAGGTAGGGACTTATTGAGAATCTTTAAGGAGTTGAAGCAATCTGTGACTTATGATTGGGGTGGTGTGAAGCCCCAAGTAGTAGAGGAGGACAAGGAGTTACTGGAAAAGAAGGAGAAATTGCAGGATTTTGAGCAGCAGCTCAGCAATGTGTCTCAGCAG GCTGAAGCACTCGTAAAAGCTCAGCAGGATATTGGAGAAACCATGGGGCAAATGGGCCTAGCTTTCGTCAAGTTGACAAAGTTTGAGACAGAGCAAGCAGTTTATGATTCACAAAGAACAAGGGCTGCAGATATGAAGAATGTCGCAACTGCTGCTGTTAAGGCGAGCAGGCTATATAGGGAGCTAAATGCACAAACTGTCAAACATTTG GATAAGCTCCATGAATACCTTGGAGTGATGTTAGCTGTGAACAATGCATTTTCGGATAGGTCAAGTGCTCTTTTGACTGTACAGACACTGTTGTCAGAGCTGTCATCACTGAATTCAAGGATTGAAAAACTTGAAGCTGCTTCATCTAAGATATTTGGTGGGGACAGGTCTAGAATTCGTAAAATAGAAGAGCTCAAAGAAACTCTTAGAGTTACTGAAGATGCCAAAAGTTCTGCTGTGAGCGAGTATGAGCGGATCAAG GAAAACAACAAGAATGAGCTTGAGAGATTTGAGAAGGAAAGGCATGATGACTTCTTGGGAATGTTGAGAGGATTTATTGTCAATCAG GCAGGgtatgcagaaaagatggcaaatGTTTGGGAGACGGTTGCAGAGGAAACTAGTGGATATGCAAAACATGGTAGCTGA